The following proteins come from a genomic window of Nocardioides albertanoniae:
- a CDS encoding L-lactate permease codes for MFEPVADQVGGSLVLSALCGALPLITMFVLLGGLKMKAWQAGLISLAVALIVAVALFKMPADDALLSGAQGALLSGFFPIMWIVINAVFVYNLTVHTGHFDVLRRAFGKVSDDQRIQALIIAFSFGALLEALAGFGTPVAITVVMLMAMGFKPVKAAAVALIANTAPVAYGAMASPINALSDQTGFSVETLGAMVGRQTPILAVLVPLILVFVVDGTRGLKQTWLPALLCGLGFGIAQFIASNYISVPLADIIASLFSVVVVVGLLRIWQPREKVLAESATGASAGDVRDSTSEVFKAFLPYVIIVVIFVIVSVPAIKDLLAHRPFTLSGTDYTPKAIFPGLGDVAGAQGGFKFDWFPAAGTMLLLSGIITAVCLKIRPGAVVKTYGATYRQLATAIVTVMAVLGLAYVMNFSGQTGSIGAWLAGAGSAFAILSPILGWLGVAVTGSDTSSNALFGLLQVTTAKEAGLDPLLMAASNSSGGVLGKMVSPQNLAIAAAAVGMAGKEGEIFRKVFGWSIAMLAFMCVLVALQSTAVLGWMVP; via the coding sequence ATGTTCGAACCAGTAGCCGACCAGGTCGGCGGGTCGCTCGTCCTGAGCGCCCTGTGCGGAGCCCTCCCGCTGATCACGATGTTCGTCCTGCTCGGCGGCCTCAAGATGAAGGCCTGGCAAGCCGGTCTCATCTCGCTCGCGGTCGCCCTGATCGTCGCGGTCGCCCTCTTCAAGATGCCGGCCGACGACGCCCTCCTCTCCGGTGCGCAGGGGGCCCTGCTCTCGGGCTTCTTCCCGATCATGTGGATCGTCATCAACGCGGTCTTCGTCTACAACCTGACTGTGCACACCGGTCATTTCGACGTGCTGCGTCGCGCGTTCGGCAAGGTCAGCGACGATCAGCGCATCCAGGCCCTGATCATCGCCTTCTCCTTCGGCGCCCTGCTGGAGGCGCTGGCCGGGTTCGGCACGCCGGTCGCGATCACCGTGGTGATGCTGATGGCGATGGGCTTCAAGCCGGTCAAGGCGGCCGCGGTGGCGCTGATCGCCAACACCGCCCCCGTGGCCTACGGCGCGATGGCCTCGCCGATCAACGCGCTCTCGGACCAGACCGGCTTCAGCGTCGAGACCCTGGGCGCGATGGTAGGCCGCCAGACCCCGATCCTGGCGGTGCTGGTGCCGCTCATCCTGGTCTTCGTCGTCGACGGCACCCGCGGTCTCAAGCAGACCTGGCTCCCCGCGCTGCTCTGCGGCCTCGGCTTCGGCATCGCCCAGTTCATCGCCTCCAACTACATCTCGGTGCCGCTGGCCGACATCATCGCCTCGCTCTTCTCGGTCGTGGTCGTCGTCGGCCTGCTGCGGATCTGGCAGCCGCGCGAGAAGGTGCTCGCCGAGTCGGCGACCGGCGCCTCGGCCGGCGACGTACGCGACAGCACGAGCGAGGTCTTCAAGGCGTTCCTGCCCTACGTGATCATCGTGGTGATCTTCGTGATCGTCTCCGTCCCGGCGATCAAGGACCTGCTCGCGCACCGGCCGTTCACGCTCTCGGGCACCGACTACACGCCGAAGGCGATCTTCCCCGGGCTCGGCGACGTCGCCGGCGCCCAGGGCGGCTTCAAGTTCGACTGGTTCCCGGCGGCCGGCACGATGCTGCTGCTCTCGGGCATCATCACCGCCGTCTGTCTCAAGATCCGCCCCGGAGCGGTGGTGAAGACCTACGGGGCCACCTATCGACAGCTCGCCACCGCGATCGTCACAGTGATGGCCGTGCTCGGCCTGGCGTACGTCATGAACTTCTCCGGTCAGACCGGATCGATCGGCGCCTGGCTGGCCGGTGCCGGCAGCGCGTTCGCCATCCTCTCGCCGATCCTCGGCTGGCTCGGTGTGGCGGTGACCGGGTCGGACACCTCCTCCAACGCCCTCTTCGGTCTCCTCCAGGTGACCACCGCCAAGGAGGCCGGCCTCGACCCGCTGCTGATGGCCGCCTCCAACTCATCGGGCGGCGTGCTCGGCAAGATGGTCAGCCCGCAGAACCTTGCCATCGCGGCCGCCGCTGTCGGGATGGCCGGCAAGGAGGGCGAGATCTTCCGCAAGGTCTTCGGCTGGAGCATCGCGATGCTCGCTTTCATGTGCGTCCTGGTCGCGCTGCAGTCGACGGCTGTGCTCGGCTGGATGGTGCCCTGA
- the glcF gene encoding glycolate oxidase subunit GlcF encodes MTDSLPARDIRDLGAFDEHHPPDQELLDDCVHCGFCLPTCPTYLLWGEEMDSPRGRLYLMKEGLEGEPMSDSMVQHWDSCLGCMSCVTACPSGVKYDTLIEQTRAQVERNHTRTPKEKALRTLIFSIFPHPKRLRAMRGMLKMVQRSGLDRRLRETGLLDRMAPHLAAMERLTPTITDAEPLPEHVAAAGERRAVVGMLTGCVQGAFFPGVNAATARVLAAEGCDVVIPADQGCCGALSVHNGREQEAQAYARRIIDAFDDAGVEHIVINAAGCGSTLKDYARLLADDPAYAAKAEAFEAKVRDIAEILDELGPVAERHRLEMSVAYHDACHLAHAQGVRSQPRALLAGIPGVELREIAEGEICCGSAGIYNILNPEPARELGERKARNIVATGADVLVTANPGCLLQVASAITAQGHQLGMAHLVEVLDASISGASPEALRNRTI; translated from the coding sequence ATGACGGACTCGCTGCCGGCCCGCGACATCCGCGACCTGGGTGCCTTCGACGAGCACCACCCGCCCGACCAGGAGCTGCTCGACGACTGCGTGCACTGCGGCTTCTGCCTGCCGACCTGCCCCACCTACCTGCTGTGGGGCGAGGAGATGGACTCCCCGCGCGGGCGGCTCTACCTGATGAAGGAGGGCCTCGAGGGCGAGCCGATGTCGGACTCGATGGTGCAGCACTGGGACAGCTGCCTGGGCTGCATGTCGTGCGTGACCGCGTGCCCCTCGGGCGTCAAGTACGACACCCTCATCGAGCAGACCCGCGCCCAGGTCGAGCGCAACCACACGCGGACGCCCAAGGAGAAGGCGCTGCGCACGCTGATCTTCTCGATCTTCCCGCACCCCAAGCGGCTCCGGGCGATGCGCGGGATGCTCAAGATGGTGCAGCGCAGCGGCCTGGACCGCCGCCTGCGCGAGACCGGTCTGCTCGACCGGATGGCGCCGCACCTGGCCGCGATGGAGCGGCTCACCCCGACCATCACCGACGCCGAGCCGCTGCCCGAGCACGTGGCCGCGGCGGGGGAGCGGCGGGCGGTGGTCGGCATGCTCACCGGCTGCGTGCAGGGCGCGTTCTTCCCGGGCGTCAACGCCGCCACCGCACGCGTGCTCGCCGCGGAGGGCTGCGACGTGGTGATCCCGGCCGACCAGGGCTGCTGCGGCGCGCTCTCGGTGCACAACGGCCGCGAGCAGGAGGCCCAGGCCTACGCCCGCCGCATCATCGACGCCTTCGACGACGCCGGTGTCGAGCACATCGTGATCAACGCGGCCGGCTGCGGGTCGACGCTCAAGGACTATGCCCGGCTGCTCGCCGACGACCCTGCGTACGCGGCGAAGGCCGAGGCGTTCGAGGCCAAGGTGCGCGACATCGCCGAGATCCTCGACGAGCTCGGGCCGGTCGCCGAACGTCACCGGCTCGAGATGAGCGTGGCCTACCACGACGCCTGCCACCTCGCCCACGCCCAGGGCGTACGCAGCCAGCCCCGCGCGCTGCTCGCAGGCATCCCCGGCGTCGAGCTGCGCGAGATCGCCGAGGGGGAGATCTGCTGCGGCTCGGCGGGCATCTACAACATCCTCAACCCCGAGCCCGCCCGCGAGCTGGGCGAGCGCAAGGCGCGCAACATCGTCGCCACCGGCGCCGACGTGCTCGTCACCGCCAACCCGGGCTGTCTGCTCCAGGTCGCCTCGGCGATCACCGCACAGGGGCACCAGCTCGGCATGGCCCATCTCGTCGAGGTGCTCGACGCCTCGATCAGCGGCGCCTCGCCCGAGGCGCTGCGCAACCGCACCATCTGA
- a CDS encoding FAD-binding oxidoreductase, with protein MSESSAGRAASEASVSRPTQSISGVRPGRIERPTSTAEVAEVMRAAAAAGESVIPTGAGTKLGWGNPPTSADVLLDLSAIDEVTEHAAGDLIATAGAGTPLSRLQEEVASAEQRLALDTTVAGSTIGGTLAANTSGPRRLFAGTLRDLLIGVTLVRADGVVAKAGGKVVKNVAGYDLGKLLVGSMGTLAVVTEATFRLHPVPQSSRWVTVGARDAAHAAELTQTVLHSQTVPAALEVDATPDAIEVSVLVEGRPDGVAGRTTALTDLLPGSVAGEDPPAGWGRYPWDDTAEMCVGIKVTFRLSGLADVVEAAGEHGLRGSAGVGVAYVAVPADRDITEIQAVLARLRETTARHGGSAVVLDAPCEVKEQLDLWGPVPAIDLMRRVKDEFDPDHRLSPGRFVGGI; from the coding sequence ATGAGCGAGTCCTCCGCTGGTCGAGCCGCGAGCGAAGCGAGCGTGTCGAGACCAACACAGTCCATCTCCGGCGTACGCCCCGGCCGCATCGAGCGCCCGACGAGCACCGCCGAGGTCGCCGAGGTGATGCGTGCGGCGGCAGCGGCGGGGGAGTCGGTGATCCCCACCGGCGCCGGCACCAAGCTGGGCTGGGGCAACCCGCCGACCTCCGCCGACGTGCTCCTCGACCTCTCCGCGATCGATGAGGTCACCGAGCACGCCGCCGGCGACCTGATCGCCACCGCGGGCGCCGGCACGCCGCTCTCGCGGCTGCAGGAGGAGGTCGCCTCCGCCGAACAGCGGCTCGCGCTCGACACCACCGTGGCGGGCTCGACCATCGGCGGCACCCTCGCCGCCAACACCAGCGGGCCCCGGCGCCTCTTCGCCGGCACGCTGCGCGACCTCCTCATCGGGGTGACGCTCGTGCGCGCCGACGGCGTGGTCGCCAAGGCCGGTGGCAAGGTCGTCAAGAACGTGGCCGGCTACGACCTCGGCAAGCTGCTGGTCGGCTCGATGGGCACCCTGGCCGTGGTCACCGAGGCCACCTTCCGGCTCCACCCGGTGCCGCAGAGCAGCCGCTGGGTCACCGTCGGTGCCCGCGACGCGGCGCACGCCGCCGAGCTCACCCAGACCGTGCTGCACTCCCAGACCGTGCCGGCGGCCCTCGAGGTCGACGCCACACCTGATGCCATCGAGGTCTCGGTGCTGGTCGAGGGGCGCCCCGACGGGGTGGCGGGGCGTACGACCGCGCTGACCGACCTGCTCCCGGGCTCCGTGGCCGGCGAGGACCCGCCGGCCGGCTGGGGTCGCTACCCGTGGGACGACACCGCCGAGATGTGCGTCGGCATCAAGGTCACCTTCCGGCTCTCCGGGCTCGCCGACGTCGTCGAGGCTGCCGGCGAGCACGGCCTGCGGGGCTCGGCCGGCGTCGGCGTGGCGTACGTCGCCGTGCCGGCCGACCGCGACATCACCGAGATCCAGGCGGTGCTCGCCAGGTTGCGAGAGACCACCGCGCGCCACGGCGGCAGCGCGGTCGTCCTGGACGCGCCATGCGAGGTCAAGGAGCAGCTGGACCTGTGGGGTCCGGTGCCCGCGATCGACCTGATGCGGCGCGTGAAGGACGAGTTCGACCCCGACCACCGGCTCAGCCCGGGCCGATTCGTAGGAGGAATCTGA
- a CDS encoding FAD-linked oxidase C-terminal domain-containing protein: MTPLETLTAQARALIPEPGVITDPARLRTYECDGLAHYRVTPALVVLPETAEQLAGVVRACAEQQIPYVARGSGTGLSGGSLPHAEGVLIVTSRMRSIKEVRREDQRAVVEPGVINLDVSRAANADGYYYAPDPSSQQICSIGGNVAENSGGAHCLKYGFTTNHVLAADFVGADGDRVRLGDDAPDSPGYDLLGAVVGSEGTLGVVTETTVRLVRLPEKVVTLLVGFDSTDRAGAAVSAIIAAGIVPAAIEMMDALAIEAAEAAVACNYPDGAGAVLVIELDGPAVEVDAEYADVARLCEETGAFETRTAKTPEERGLIWKGRKSAFAAVGRISPDYIVQDGVIPRTALPEVLKAIADLSERSGVRVANVFHAGDGNLHPLVLFDDAVAGAGEAAEDVSRGILDLCLSHGGSITGEHGVGADKAAHMPKMYAADDLDTMQLVRCAFDPDRISNPGKIFPTPRLCGERPGRRKGAHPLQESGVAEVF, from the coding sequence ATGACGCCACTGGAGACCCTCACCGCTCAGGCGCGGGCGCTCATCCCTGAACCAGGGGTGATCACCGACCCTGCCCGGCTGCGCACCTATGAGTGCGACGGCCTCGCCCACTACCGGGTCACCCCCGCGCTCGTCGTGCTCCCCGAGACCGCCGAGCAGCTGGCCGGCGTGGTGCGCGCCTGCGCCGAGCAGCAGATCCCGTACGTCGCACGCGGCTCCGGCACCGGCCTCTCCGGCGGCAGCCTGCCTCACGCCGAGGGCGTCTTGATCGTCACCTCGAGGATGCGGAGCATCAAGGAGGTCCGGCGCGAGGATCAGCGCGCGGTGGTGGAGCCCGGCGTGATCAACCTCGACGTCAGCCGCGCGGCCAACGCCGACGGCTACTACTACGCCCCCGACCCCTCGAGCCAGCAGATCTGCTCGATCGGCGGCAACGTCGCGGAGAACTCCGGTGGTGCCCACTGCCTCAAGTACGGCTTCACCACCAACCACGTGCTCGCCGCCGACTTCGTCGGCGCAGACGGCGATCGCGTACGCCTCGGTGACGACGCCCCCGACAGCCCGGGCTACGACCTGCTCGGCGCCGTCGTCGGCTCCGAGGGCACCCTCGGCGTCGTCACCGAGACCACGGTGCGGCTGGTGCGGCTGCCGGAGAAGGTGGTCACCCTGCTGGTGGGCTTCGACTCCACCGACCGGGCCGGCGCGGCGGTCTCGGCGATCATCGCGGCCGGGATCGTGCCGGCGGCGATCGAGATGATGGACGCGCTCGCGATCGAGGCGGCCGAGGCGGCCGTGGCCTGCAACTATCCCGACGGCGCGGGCGCGGTGCTGGTCATCGAGCTGGACGGTCCGGCCGTCGAGGTCGACGCCGAGTACGCCGACGTCGCGCGGCTCTGCGAGGAGACCGGTGCCTTCGAGACCCGCACCGCGAAGACTCCCGAGGAGCGGGGCCTGATCTGGAAGGGCCGCAAGTCGGCCTTCGCCGCCGTCGGCAGGATCAGCCCCGACTACATCGTGCAGGACGGCGTCATCCCACGCACTGCCCTGCCCGAGGTGCTCAAGGCGATCGCCGACCTCTCCGAGCGCTCCGGCGTACGCGTCGCCAACGTCTTCCACGCCGGCGACGGCAACCTGCATCCGCTGGTGCTCTTCGACGACGCCGTCGCGGGAGCCGGCGAGGCCGCCGAAGACGTCAGCCGCGGCATCCTCGACCTCTGCCTGAGCCACGGCGGCTCGATCACCGGCGAGCACGGTGTCGGCGCCGACAAGGCCGCCCACATGCCGAAGATGTACGCCGCCGACGACCTCGACACGATGCAGCTGGTGCGCTGCGCGTTCGACCCCGACCGCATCTCCAACCCGGGCAAGATCTTCCCCACGCCACGGCTGTGCGGCGAACGCCCCGGGCGACGCAAGGGCGCGCACCCGCTCCAGGAGTCCGGCGTGGCGGAGGTGTTCTGA
- the aceB gene encoding malate synthase A, which produces MDLPAGVEITAPLGDRYDEILSPKALELIALLHRELGTRREELLARRGERIEQISAGGTLDFLEETKAIRDDDSWRVADPAPGLVDRRVEITGPTDRKMTINALNSGAKVWLADQEDANTPLWENVVEGPLNLLDAVKGQLSFDDPKTGKHYEVTTEEQPTIVVRPRGWHLPEKHIRVDGEPTAGGLVDFALYLTACGRLQIEAGKGPYFYLPKMESHREARLWNDAFVLGQELLGIPRGTIRATVLIETYPAAFEMEEILYELREHSAGLNAGRWDYMFSVIKSFRSRGKDFLLPDRNSVTMTVPFMRAYTELLVRTCHKRGAHAIGGMAAFIPSKDPKVNEVAFAKLTDDKTREAGDGFDGSWVAHPGMVQACRDAFDKVLGEKPNQRDRLREDVSVTAADLLDVASTPGKITEAGLRSNISVGIQYLESWLRGAGAAGINNLMEDAATAEISRSQVWQWLHNDIELHDGQRVTRELVERLIEEEMAKIGEHADTSGGHWAEARDTFTEISLADDYVDFLTLPAYERMP; this is translated from the coding sequence ATGGACCTGCCGGCCGGCGTCGAGATCACCGCACCACTGGGGGATCGGTACGACGAGATCCTCAGCCCGAAGGCACTGGAACTGATCGCTCTGCTCCACCGCGAGCTGGGCACCCGTCGCGAGGAGCTGCTCGCGCGGCGCGGCGAGCGGATCGAGCAGATCTCCGCGGGCGGCACGCTCGACTTCCTCGAGGAGACGAAGGCCATCCGTGACGACGACTCGTGGCGGGTCGCCGACCCGGCGCCGGGCCTGGTCGACCGGCGGGTGGAGATCACCGGGCCGACCGACCGGAAGATGACGATCAACGCGCTCAACAGCGGCGCCAAGGTGTGGCTGGCCGACCAGGAGGACGCCAACACGCCCCTGTGGGAGAACGTCGTCGAGGGTCCCCTCAACCTCCTCGACGCGGTGAAGGGTCAGCTCAGCTTCGACGACCCGAAGACCGGCAAGCACTACGAGGTCACCACCGAGGAGCAGCCGACCATCGTCGTACGTCCTCGGGGCTGGCACCTTCCCGAGAAGCACATCCGGGTCGACGGCGAGCCGACCGCTGGAGGCCTGGTCGACTTCGCGCTCTACCTCACCGCGTGCGGCCGGCTGCAGATCGAGGCCGGCAAGGGGCCCTACTTCTATCTGCCCAAGATGGAGTCGCACCGTGAGGCCCGCCTGTGGAACGACGCCTTCGTGCTCGGGCAGGAGCTCCTCGGCATCCCGCGCGGCACGATCCGGGCGACCGTGCTCATCGAGACCTACCCGGCGGCCTTCGAGATGGAGGAGATCCTCTACGAGCTGCGCGAGCACTCCGCGGGTCTCAACGCCGGCCGCTGGGACTACATGTTCAGCGTCATCAAGTCGTTCCGCAGCCGGGGCAAGGACTTCCTGCTGCCCGACCGCAACAGCGTCACGATGACGGTGCCGTTCATGCGGGCCTACACCGAGCTGCTCGTACGCACCTGCCACAAGCGCGGCGCGCACGCGATCGGCGGGATGGCGGCATTCATCCCCAGCAAGGACCCGAAGGTCAACGAGGTCGCCTTCGCCAAGCTCACCGACGACAAGACCCGCGAGGCCGGCGACGGCTTCGACGGCTCCTGGGTCGCCCACCCGGGCATGGTGCAGGCCTGTCGAGACGCCTTCGACAAGGTGCTCGGCGAGAAGCCCAACCAGCGCGACCGCCTCCGCGAAGACGTCTCGGTCACCGCCGCCGACCTGCTCGACGTGGCCTCGACCCCTGGGAAGATCACCGAGGCCGGCCTGCGCAGCAACATCAGCGTCGGCATCCAGTATCTGGAGTCGTGGCTGCGCGGCGCCGGTGCGGCCGGCATCAACAACCTGATGGAGGACGCCGCCACCGCGGAGATCTCCCGCAGCCAGGTGTGGCAGTGGCTCCACAACGACATCGAGCTCCACGACGGGCAGCGGGTCACCCGCGAGCTGGTCGAGCGGCTCATCGAGGAGGAGATGGCGAAGATCGGGGAGCACGCCGACACCTCGGGCGGTCACTGGGCCGAGGCTCGCGACACGTTCACCGAGATCTCGCTGGCCGACGACTACGTCGACTTCCTCACCCTGCCCGCCTACGAGCGCATGCCCTGA
- a CDS encoding GNAT family N-acetyltransferase has product MNVEVRTITADDWSLFRDVSLRALADSPDAFRRTFAEAQALTDDFWLERAGGSSPILMVLEEGRGVAMGGVFAPPESTVAYVWGMWTAPEARGRGYAAGLLTDLVTWCRDRDLGVRLHVTEGNDVARRLYAAHGFEPTGGSEPLREGSALRVEELQLVM; this is encoded by the coding sequence ATGAACGTCGAGGTGCGCACCATCACCGCTGATGACTGGTCGCTCTTCCGCGACGTCAGCCTGCGGGCGCTGGCCGACTCGCCCGATGCCTTCCGAAGGACGTTCGCCGAGGCCCAGGCGCTCACGGACGACTTCTGGTTGGAGCGGGCCGGCGGTTCATCGCCGATCCTGATGGTGCTGGAAGAGGGCCGAGGTGTCGCGATGGGTGGCGTCTTCGCTCCTCCCGAGAGCACGGTCGCCTACGTCTGGGGCATGTGGACGGCGCCCGAGGCACGCGGCCGTGGGTACGCCGCCGGGCTCCTCACCGATCTGGTGACCTGGTGCCGCGACCGCGATCTCGGCGTACGTCTGCACGTGACCGAGGGCAACGACGTCGCGCGCCGGCTCTATGCCGCCCACGGCTTCGAGCCGACCGGTGGGTCGGAGCCGCTGCGGGAGGGATCCGCGCTGCGGGTCGAGGAGCTACAGCTCGTGATGTGA
- a CDS encoding aminotransferase class IV, with the protein MATIHGIEATTAELKALAMTGYGHFTSMHVEDGAVRGFDLHLERLVGNAKAVFGVDLDEDAVIADIREAVTGSSGSCTLRVTMFDPAINLGNIGAVTPRPVPLITSRPSGGGTLPPLRVKTIAFQRDTPEVKHVGLFSSLHHRVAAKKSGFDDVLFVDPVTTNVSEGSTWNIGFIDADGTVIWPDAAVLPGVTMSLLRRADGGHARHTVALDQVGRMRAAFATNASIGVRPISVIDGHGFDSNDSKIVELQRAYAAIPGRRVGHGGS; encoded by the coding sequence ATGGCGACGATCCACGGCATCGAGGCGACCACCGCTGAGCTGAAGGCGCTCGCGATGACCGGTTATGGACACTTCACCTCGATGCATGTCGAAGACGGTGCCGTACGCGGCTTCGACCTGCACCTGGAGCGCCTGGTCGGCAACGCCAAGGCCGTCTTCGGCGTCGATCTCGACGAGGACGCCGTGATCGCCGACATCCGTGAAGCGGTCACCGGATCGAGCGGCTCGTGCACCCTGCGGGTGACGATGTTCGACCCGGCGATCAACCTCGGAAACATCGGTGCGGTGACACCGCGGCCGGTTCCGCTGATCACGTCTCGGCCCAGTGGCGGCGGCACGCTCCCGCCGCTGCGGGTGAAGACGATCGCGTTCCAGCGCGATACGCCCGAGGTCAAGCATGTGGGCCTGTTCAGCTCGCTCCATCACCGTGTCGCGGCCAAGAAGAGTGGGTTCGACGATGTCCTGTTCGTCGATCCCGTCACCACGAACGTCTCTGAGGGCAGCACGTGGAACATCGGATTCATCGATGCCGACGGCACCGTGATCTGGCCCGACGCCGCTGTTCTTCCTGGGGTGACGATGTCGCTGCTGCGCCGGGCCGACGGCGGGCATGCCCGCCACACCGTGGCGCTCGATCAGGTCGGCCGGATGCGGGCTGCTTTCGCGACCAACGCAAGCATCGGCGTACGCCCGATCAGTGTGATCGATGGCCACGGCTTCGACTCGAACGACTCGAAGATCGTCGAGCTGCAGCGCGCCTATGCAGCCATTCCTGGTCGCCGCGTCGGCCATGGCGGGAGCTGA
- a CDS encoding TrbC/VirB2 family protein → MSGEFPALGFDPAPGDVGRVEAFVETLGAAATGVSDARTMLDGTNEEDWSGLAATAFRSSMDDDFRPRLIDTGDALQGSYEALSRWATSLTSFQQRARDLESRAAEALASANAADQAHDEAKSAPDGDDQATQDASDRADAAHQELEGIQAQARSLKTEVDDEAIATAGDLESAAEILDKHHGSWFGDLVSDVGNAIADGFDWFMEYVVPVLEDILRAVAPIIGILSIFIPALGPIALGISIALVAIDGLQALTGRGSWGDFITGAAGLAIGFGAGALARSAFGSGGSVVQLNLPSMGPALAGGGAAAGSVVTVATLSFNSANMAANTYWAFTTAKGAVDDSQGFADSLSGPWTNLSERMHNLTSGDGPRTNEELSS, encoded by the coding sequence ATGAGCGGCGAGTTTCCAGCACTCGGGTTCGACCCTGCTCCTGGCGACGTCGGCCGGGTCGAGGCCTTCGTCGAGACGCTCGGGGCCGCGGCGACCGGTGTCAGCGATGCCCGGACGATGCTCGACGGGACGAACGAGGAGGACTGGTCGGGCCTGGCCGCGACCGCCTTCCGTTCCTCGATGGACGACGACTTCCGCCCGCGCCTCATCGACACGGGCGATGCGCTCCAAGGGTCGTACGAGGCGCTGAGCCGTTGGGCGACATCGCTGACGTCCTTCCAGCAGCGTGCCCGTGACCTCGAGTCTCGCGCGGCCGAAGCCTTGGCCAGCGCCAACGCGGCCGACCAGGCGCACGACGAGGCGAAGTCGGCACCCGACGGTGACGACCAGGCGACCCAGGACGCCTCTGATCGTGCCGATGCGGCGCATCAGGAGCTGGAAGGCATCCAGGCGCAGGCACGCAGCCTGAAGACGGAGGTCGACGACGAGGCGATCGCCACCGCCGGCGACCTCGAGTCTGCCGCGGAGATCCTCGACAAGCATCACGGCAGCTGGTTCGGTGACCTGGTCAGCGACGTCGGCAACGCGATCGCCGACGGCTTCGACTGGTTCATGGAGTACGTCGTCCCGGTGCTCGAGGACATCCTTCGAGCCGTGGCGCCGATCATCGGCATCCTGTCCATCTTCATTCCGGCTCTGGGGCCGATCGCGCTGGGGATCAGCATCGCACTGGTGGCGATCGACGGGCTCCAGGCGTTGACAGGTCGCGGGTCCTGGGGCGACTTCATCACCGGTGCCGCGGGACTGGCGATCGGGTTCGGAGCCGGCGCCCTGGCCCGCTCGGCCTTCGGTTCTGGTGGGTCGGTCGTGCAGTTGAACCTCCCGTCCATGGGCCCGGCTCTCGCCGGTGGCGGGGCCGCGGCCGGAAGCGTCGTCACCGTCGCGACGCTGAGCTTCAACTCGGCCAACATGGCAGCGAACACCTACTGGGCCTTCACCACCGCCAAGGGCGCGGTCGACGACAGCCAGGGCTTCGCCGACTCGCTGTCGGGGCCGTGGACGAACCTCTCCGAGCGCATGCACAACCTCACCTCCGGAGACGGACCGCGCACGAACGAGGAGCTCAGCTCATGA
- a CDS encoding WXG100 family type VII secretion target yields MTDFGATYDEMTGAADKLDQGKDTIESALDECQGYVDELVQDGFKTEKASGKFQDGYTEMTTGLKDAIGGVEDMAQSLRDMATAIQDLDSQLAGG; encoded by the coding sequence ATGACTGACTTCGGTGCAACATACGATGAGATGACCGGTGCGGCCGACAAGCTCGACCAGGGCAAGGACACCATCGAGTCCGCTCTTGACGAGTGCCAGGGCTACGTCGACGAGCTCGTTCAGGACGGGTTCAAGACCGAGAAGGCTTCGGGCAAGTTCCAGGACGGCTACACCGAGATGACCACGGGTCTCAAGGACGCCATCGGTGGCGTGGAGGACATGGCTCAGTCGCTGCGCGACATGGCCACGGCCATCCAGGACCTCGACAGCCAGCTCGCCGGCGGCTGA